The proteins below come from a single uncultured Carboxylicivirga sp. genomic window:
- a CDS encoding FdtA/QdtA family cupin domain-containing protein, which produces MHNDEIKLITLPKIVDLRGNLSFIEENNHIPFKIARSYWIYDVPGGEQRGGHAYFNSCEFIIALKGSFDIELYTGDEKQTFTLSLANQGLFIPKLTWRKVCNFISGSICLVISDTTYDQCKYIRDFNTYFNIWKNTSNGIN; this is translated from the coding sequence ATGCACAACGATGAAATTAAGTTAATAACACTACCTAAGATTGTAGACCTTAGAGGTAATCTTAGTTTTATTGAAGAGAATAATCACATTCCTTTCAAAATAGCTCGTTCGTATTGGATATACGATGTACCTGGAGGCGAACAGCGAGGTGGACACGCTTACTTTAATTCATGTGAATTTATTATAGCATTAAAAGGTTCGTTTGATATTGAATTATATACAGGTGACGAAAAACAAACTTTTACGCTCAGTTTGGCAAATCAAGGATTATTCATTCCTAAGTTGACCTGGCGAAAAGTATGTAATTTTATTTCGGGCAGCATATGTCTGGTAATTTCAGACACTACTTATGACCAGTGTAAATACATCAGAGATTTTAATACCTATTTTAACATCTGGAAAAACACATCGAATGGCATCAATTGA
- a CDS encoding lipopolysaccharide biosynthesis protein, whose product MINNELKNKASKGVAWNALDKFVVQGGQFVISLILARVIDPEDFGIMAIIAVFIQLSQVVIEGGLGMGLIQKKDRTEADFSTAFITNLVVSVIIYAALFLFAPLIANFYSIPSLSAILRIVSLNLIIGAFTLIQITKLSIEVDFKSIAKVNLTSMLVSGTVAIVSAYWGLGIYALVIQSLVRSLVTLVGLIIIKRKFFYFKFSKESFKDLYGFSFKLLIANLYSQIITNVYNLVIGKFYATSDLGFYSRSRLLTDVSSGTISSVVQQVSFPILSLLQDDREKLNASYRKTIRITAFVIFPSMVMISILSESIIRLLFNDKWLMVIPLLQWMAFTRLLYPLSAINLNILNVKGRSDLYLKLELIKFPIIVIPMLVTMFISLKALVIGQVVASFISFFVNAYYPGKMYGYGGLKQLIDLKDIIIATVLMALTLIGICILLESMLLKLVVGVIVGGVCYLAITKLLRCKEYNTLIELVKSNLSKLN is encoded by the coding sequence ATGATTAATAACGAACTAAAAAATAAGGCAAGTAAAGGAGTTGCATGGAATGCTCTTGACAAGTTTGTGGTTCAAGGAGGGCAGTTTGTTATATCATTGATACTGGCCAGAGTTATCGATCCTGAGGATTTTGGAATAATGGCTATAATTGCGGTTTTTATACAATTGTCGCAGGTGGTTATTGAAGGAGGATTAGGGATGGGCCTGATTCAGAAAAAAGATCGAACAGAGGCTGATTTTTCTACTGCCTTTATTACTAATCTGGTAGTTAGTGTAATTATTTATGCAGCACTCTTTTTATTCGCTCCGTTAATTGCAAATTTTTACTCTATACCATCTCTTTCTGCTATTTTAAGGATTGTATCCTTGAATTTGATTATTGGGGCGTTTACCTTAATTCAAATTACAAAACTTTCGATAGAGGTTGATTTTAAAAGTATAGCGAAAGTTAATTTAACTTCGATGCTTGTTAGTGGCACCGTTGCTATCGTTTCAGCGTATTGGGGATTAGGAATATATGCACTGGTTATTCAATCACTTGTTAGATCGTTGGTAACTTTAGTAGGCTTAATTATAATAAAGAGGAAGTTTTTTTATTTCAAATTTTCAAAAGAATCATTCAAAGATCTTTATGGATTCAGTTTTAAGTTGCTAATAGCTAATTTGTATTCTCAGATCATTACCAATGTTTATAATTTGGTTATTGGAAAATTTTATGCAACCAGTGATTTGGGCTTTTATAGTAGATCGCGATTATTAACTGATGTATCTTCTGGTACAATTAGTAGTGTTGTGCAACAGGTTTCATTTCCAATACTATCGTTACTGCAAGATGATAGGGAGAAGCTTAATGCTTCTTATCGTAAAACAATACGAATTACAGCATTTGTAATCTTTCCTTCAATGGTGATGATTTCAATATTGTCAGAATCAATTATCAGACTTTTATTTAATGATAAATGGTTAATGGTGATTCCTCTATTGCAATGGATGGCTTTTACCAGATTATTATATCCTTTAAGTGCTATTAATCTCAATATTTTAAATGTAAAAGGAAGATCTGATTTATATCTGAAATTAGAGTTAATAAAGTTTCCGATTATTGTAATCCCAATGTTGGTAACTATGTTTATTAGTTTGAAGGCTTTGGTAATTGGTCAGGTAGTGGCTTCGTTTATAAGCTTTTTTGTTAATGCGTATTATCCCGGAAAAATGTATGGTTACGGTGGGTTAAAACAATTGATCGATTTAAAGGATATTATTATAGCTACAGTCTTGATGGCACTAACTCTTATTGGGATATGTATTTTGTTAGAATCAATGTTGTTAAAATTGGTAGTAGGTGTTATTGTTGGAGGAGTGTGTTATCTTGCTATTACAAAATTATTGAGATGCAAAGAATATAATACTTTAATAGAGTTGGTAAAAAGCAATTTAAGTAAACTTAATTAG
- a CDS encoding DUF2079 domain-containing protein, producing the protein MVIQFLKKYKTSLLICSFGILFLFISFGKHFLFKSAALDLGVFNQAMFKLSGFQSPDITLVPHGKSYFRDHFAPILFLYIPLYKMLGVHSLLIIQVVALLAGAIGIFKLSIFLNGDKDSSYRCTLYYLVIWGIYSALWFDFHNIVVGAALLPWLMYFLYKERLLLTVLIYATMLMAKENISLWLAFVMLASMLVRKSEIVFYKRIEFFLMIISLTYFVIIVSVVMPHISGTDGNAQLNRYDHLGVGLFDIVKNLISNPIKAVGLLFGSFSQEAFSIEIIKLKFWIVFLISGGFMFLYKPKLLIMLIPIIGQKMLANDAAFWGPHNQYSIEFVPVFSFLFVFLAGRILNKTKQYVLIGLAISITFFVVTDKYKHWFENNASNIIISTQEIDVSVGESIQWEAGSIFDIYSGLATIPKGAAVSATSTLVPHIANRDKIYMFPKVLDADYIALHNTNNTYPITKWEYTHEIETILAKGIFHIIYNRGGLIILQKANK; encoded by the coding sequence ATGGTTATTCAGTTTCTTAAAAAATATAAGACAAGTTTGTTAATTTGTTCATTTGGTATTCTGTTCTTGTTTATATCATTTGGAAAGCACTTTTTATTCAAATCAGCGGCTCTCGATTTAGGAGTGTTTAATCAGGCAATGTTTAAATTATCAGGTTTCCAGAGTCCTGATATTACTCTTGTACCACATGGTAAATCTTATTTTAGAGACCATTTTGCACCCATTTTATTTCTTTATATCCCACTTTATAAAATGTTAGGTGTCCATTCTTTACTAATAATTCAGGTTGTTGCATTACTAGCGGGTGCTATTGGAATATTTAAATTGTCGATATTTTTAAATGGTGATAAAGATTCCAGTTATAGATGTACTTTATATTATTTGGTTATTTGGGGAATCTATTCAGCTTTATGGTTCGATTTCCATAATATTGTTGTTGGAGCTGCATTGTTACCGTGGTTAATGTATTTTCTTTATAAAGAGAGATTATTACTAACAGTATTAATATATGCCACCATGTTGATGGCAAAAGAAAATATTAGTTTATGGTTGGCCTTTGTAATGTTGGCATCAATGCTTGTTCGTAAATCAGAGATTGTTTTTTATAAGCGGATTGAGTTTTTTTTAATGATTATATCATTAACGTATTTTGTTATAATTGTGAGTGTTGTTATGCCCCATATTTCCGGGACAGATGGAAATGCGCAACTAAATAGGTATGATCATCTTGGCGTTGGATTATTTGATATTGTCAAAAACCTAATAAGTAATCCAATAAAAGCTGTTGGATTACTGTTTGGATCATTCTCTCAAGAAGCTTTTTCCATTGAGATTATCAAATTAAAATTCTGGATTGTATTTCTAATTAGCGGAGGTTTTATGTTTTTGTATAAACCTAAGTTGCTAATAATGTTGATCCCTATTATTGGTCAAAAGATGTTAGCAAACGATGCTGCTTTTTGGGGCCCACACAATCAGTATTCAATAGAGTTTGTACCTGTTTTTAGCTTTTTGTTTGTTTTTCTGGCTGGCAGAATCCTGAATAAAACAAAGCAATATGTATTAATTGGGTTGGCTATATCTATTACTTTTTTCGTTGTCACTGATAAGTATAAACATTGGTTCGAAAACAATGCTTCTAACATAATAATTTCAACACAAGAGATAGATGTTTCGGTAGGTGAAAGTATTCAATGGGAGGCTGGAAGTATTTTTGATATATATTCTGGTTTGGCCACAATACCTAAAGGTGCAGCAGTAAGTGCCACATCAACTCTTGTGCCTCATATAGCCAATAGAGATAAGATATATATGTTTCCCAAGGTATTAGATGCTGATTACATTGCCTTGCATAATACAAATAATACTTATCCAATAACGAAGTGGGAGTATACTCATGAAATTGAAACTATTTTAGCAAAGGGTATTTTTCATATCATTTATAATAGAGGAGGATTAATAATTCTTCAAAAAGCCAATAAATAA
- a CDS encoding glycosyltransferase family 2 protein encodes MQQNPIISIHILTYNSADTIRQTLDSVIHQQTSFPLELVISDDASQDNTPSILKDYKKRFPEIINLEINESNKGIVKNYFDTLLRCRGKYVFDLAGDDFFNSSTAIEQIVVEMEKSGEDIGFIEFEYDELIEQKSLTIKNVNRHHRNFTRAKLQEKGFLGQILPAGWCMNTVLLKKLTSATEYLNNKIDVEDYPIVIELSQNCVFKHSKINVMTYRVREGSVSKCKTFDQQIEFANRQLLMSKYFLNKYELDNSWWIKRMALYYQAKLNIAIQFKNKNKLCTYKDEMKENKYKLSFKMKCKVLLVSTPHLYGATDWLFKKVNRV; translated from the coding sequence ATGCAACAAAATCCGATAATATCTATACATATTCTGACATATAATTCTGCTGATACTATTCGTCAGACTTTAGATTCTGTAATTCATCAACAAACAAGTTTTCCATTGGAGCTTGTAATCTCTGATGATGCATCTCAGGATAATACTCCCTCTATTTTAAAGGATTATAAAAAGAGATTTCCGGAAATAATTAATCTTGAAATTAATGAAAGTAATAAGGGAATTGTAAAAAACTACTTTGATACATTATTGCGTTGCAGAGGTAAATACGTATTTGACTTAGCTGGTGATGATTTTTTCAACAGTTCAACTGCAATTGAACAAATAGTGGTTGAAATGGAAAAGAGTGGTGAGGATATTGGTTTTATTGAGTTTGAGTATGATGAATTAATAGAGCAAAAGAGTTTAACGATAAAGAATGTAAATCGTCATCATAGAAATTTTACAAGAGCTAAACTGCAAGAAAAAGGTTTCTTGGGACAGATTTTACCTGCAGGCTGGTGTATGAATACTGTTTTGTTGAAGAAATTAACTTCTGCAACTGAATATTTAAATAACAAGATTGATGTTGAAGACTATCCTATTGTTATTGAGTTGTCGCAAAACTGTGTTTTCAAACATAGTAAGATAAATGTAATGACATATAGAGTAAGGGAAGGCTCTGTATCTAAATGTAAAACATTTGATCAACAAATCGAATTTGCGAATAGGCAGCTTTTAATGTCGAAATATTTTCTCAATAAATATGAACTAGATAATTCGTGGTGGATAAAGAGGATGGCATTATATTATCAGGCAAAGTTGAACATTGCAATACAATTCAAAAATAAAAACAAGCTTTGTACTTATAAGGATGAGATGAAAGAGAATAAATACAAGCTATCCTTTAAAATGAAATGTAAAGTATTATTGGTATCAACTCCACATTTATACGGAGCTACTGATTGGTTGTTTAAAAAGGTTAATCGAGTTTAA
- a CDS encoding C1 family peptidase, with the protein MKRILYLFVGLILVTNITAQEESKFEFTDVYNIKTTPVKSQDRTGTCWAFSTTSFVETEVIRLGGPSLDLSEMYFVRYVYPRKAQKYVMLHGKGNFSEGGLAHDVMNTIRQHGMATEEAYPGRRDVSQPHNHSEMVSSQKVLLDNFMDQRHATPGPVWFEVLGGVLDTYMGKLPEKVEGKTPEEFAAKMKINPDDYIELTSYTNYPYYQLADLEIPDNWSHDRYYNVPLNELMEVINNALANGYSMAWDGDVSDKFFSHKNGVALVPVDESKGFEPQAEKEITPEIRQEAFMSWNSTDDHLMHITGMVKDQDGTVYYKTKNSWGEKSNAFGGYLNMSESYMRLHTVSVMIHKDALPKAIAKKLGIK; encoded by the coding sequence ATGAAACGAATTTTATATCTGTTTGTTGGCCTGATACTGGTGACGAATATCACCGCCCAGGAAGAATCAAAATTTGAATTTACCGATGTTTACAATATCAAAACCACGCCTGTAAAAAGTCAGGATCGTACCGGAACTTGTTGGGCGTTTAGCACTACTTCGTTTGTCGAAACAGAAGTAATCCGCCTGGGAGGTCCTTCGCTGGATTTGTCAGAGATGTATTTTGTGCGTTACGTTTATCCGCGCAAGGCACAAAAATATGTGATGTTGCATGGCAAGGGTAATTTTAGTGAGGGAGGTTTGGCTCATGATGTAATGAATACCATTCGCCAGCATGGAATGGCTACCGAAGAGGCTTATCCGGGGCGCCGTGATGTGAGTCAACCTCATAATCATTCCGAGATGGTTTCGTCGCAAAAAGTGTTGTTAGATAATTTTATGGATCAGCGCCATGCTACACCTGGTCCGGTTTGGTTCGAAGTGTTAGGTGGTGTTTTAGATACTTATATGGGTAAGCTTCCCGAAAAAGTGGAGGGAAAAACTCCTGAGGAATTTGCTGCTAAAATGAAGATTAATCCCGACGATTACATTGAGTTGACATCGTACACCAATTACCCATATTATCAATTGGCTGATTTGGAAATTCCGGATAACTGGTCGCACGATAGATATTACAATGTGCCTTTAAACGAATTGATGGAAGTAATCAACAATGCTTTGGCCAATGGATACTCAATGGCGTGGGATGGTGATGTGAGCGATAAGTTTTTCTCTCACAAAAACGGAGTTGCACTTGTGCCTGTTGACGAAAGTAAAGGATTTGAACCTCAGGCAGAGAAAGAAATCACCCCAGAGATACGTCAGGAGGCATTTATGTCGTGGAATTCGACTGATGATCACTTGATGCACATCACCGGAATGGTGAAAGACCAGGATGGAACTGTGTATTACAAAACAAAAAACAGCTGGGGCGAAAAAAGTAATGCCTTTGGGGGGTATTTAAACATGTCCGAAAGCTATATGCGACTGCATACTGTATCAGTAATGATTCATAAAGATGCTTTACCAAAAGCCATTGCTAAAAAGTTAGGGATAAAGTAA
- the radC gene encoding DNA repair protein RadC: protein MMMEPYQHLSIKEWALEDRPREKLLVKGLSSLSDAELLAIVLGSGSAKESAVDLAKKILKDCTNNLNELGKKSVNDLKSKYHGVGDAKAITIVACLELGRRRKLQESTKRVQITQSKDVCDIFQPILGDLPHEEFWVLLLNRSNKVLTRNKISQGGIAGTVIDVRLILKSAIDHLASSIILCHNHPSGNLQPSDMDKQITQKMKEAGKIMDIPVLDHIIVTESGYYSFADEGEM from the coding sequence ATGATGATGGAACCATACCAACACCTTAGTATTAAAGAGTGGGCATTGGAAGATCGACCGCGTGAAAAACTTCTGGTTAAAGGATTATCTTCACTTTCGGATGCCGAATTATTGGCGATTGTTTTGGGATCGGGCAGTGCTAAGGAAAGTGCCGTTGATTTAGCTAAGAAAATTCTGAAAGATTGTACTAACAATTTAAATGAGTTGGGTAAAAAATCAGTTAATGATTTAAAGAGTAAGTATCACGGAGTTGGAGATGCTAAAGCCATTACTATTGTTGCCTGTCTGGAATTAGGGAGAAGGAGAAAACTGCAGGAGTCAACCAAAAGAGTACAGATAACACAAAGTAAGGATGTGTGTGATATATTTCAGCCCATATTAGGCGATTTACCACACGAAGAATTTTGGGTTTTACTTCTGAATCGATCCAATAAAGTACTTACACGGAATAAAATTAGTCAAGGAGGAATTGCAGGAACTGTGATTGATGTCCGATTAATTTTAAAATCAGCTATTGATCATCTGGCATCCTCGATTATATTATGCCATAATCATCCCAGTGGTAACTTACAGCCAAGTGACATGGATAAGCAAATAACCCAAAAAATGAAAGAGGCCGGTAAAATAATGGATATCCCGGTGTTGGATCATATAATAGTTACTGAATCGGGTTATTACAGCTTTGCCGATGAGGGGGAGATGTAA
- a CDS encoding glycosyltransferase family 1 protein — translation MIKLGIDARRAFNDYTGLGNYSRNLISILSRSDFSCYLFGVNNSTLQFDYEKERIKIVEPPRYLDERIWKQLSIYSSVKRNKIDIYHGLTNEIPYLLPSNVASIVTIHDLLFLDYPQHYTRKYRNYYNVRFKHGAKCSDRVIAMSTKTKQTIIKNYGVSEDKVDVILQGCNSVFKKQFTESERQEIRARYKLPTKYILFVGSVQERKNILAILKAIKGTNIQFVVVSNRHTKYYDIVKAFIKDNQLEKSVHFRTVESNTDLAVIYQLSQSFVFPSIDEGFGIPILEALYGNVPVIANDIEVFREVGDKYCYYCDMKDSMQTREVIQQVGKDRRIPNADSLPQFLQQYDDENILNQYINVYNKVLLK, via the coding sequence ATGATTAAGCTTGGTATTGATGCGCGAAGAGCATTTAATGATTATACCGGATTAGGGAATTATAGTAGAAATCTTATATCAATTTTAAGTCGTAGTGATTTTAGTTGCTATTTATTTGGAGTAAATAATTCAACATTACAATTCGATTACGAAAAAGAACGGATTAAGATTGTTGAGCCTCCACGGTATCTGGATGAAAGAATTTGGAAGCAGTTGAGTATTTATAGCAGTGTAAAACGAAATAAAATTGATATCTATCATGGACTAACCAACGAGATCCCATATTTGCTGCCATCAAATGTAGCATCAATTGTTACAATACATGATCTTCTGTTTTTAGACTATCCACAGCATTATACCCGTAAATACAGGAATTATTACAATGTGAGGTTTAAGCATGGGGCAAAGTGCAGTGATAGGGTGATTGCAATGTCAACAAAAACGAAGCAAACTATAATTAAGAATTATGGTGTTAGTGAAGATAAAGTAGACGTTATTCTTCAAGGATGTAATTCAGTATTTAAAAAGCAATTTACAGAATCAGAGAGGCAAGAAATCAGAGCTAGATATAAACTTCCAACAAAGTATATCTTGTTTGTAGGTTCAGTGCAGGAACGAAAGAATATTCTTGCCATTTTAAAGGCAATAAAAGGCACTAATATTCAGTTTGTAGTAGTTAGTAATCGTCATACAAAGTATTATGATATAGTTAAGGCTTTTATAAAAGATAATCAACTGGAAAAATCGGTGCATTTTAGAACTGTTGAGTCAAATACAGATTTAGCTGTTATTTATCAATTATCGCAGTCATTTGTTTTTCCAAGTATAGACGAAGGATTTGGAATACCAATATTAGAAGCATTGTATGGAAATGTTCCGGTAATTGCTAATGATATAGAAGTGTTTAGAGAGGTGGGGGATAAGTATTGTTATTATTGTGATATGAAGGATAGTATGCAAACTCGTGAAGTAATTCAACAAGTGGGGAAAGATAGGCGAATACCTAATGCAGATTCTTTACCACAATTCTTACAGCAGTATGATGATGAAAATATTCTTAACCAATATATAAATGTGTACAATAAAGTACTATTGAAATAA
- a CDS encoding FdtA/QdtA family cupin domain-containing protein — MASIDDCKIIELNKIPSDKGSISVVEANINVPFDIQRVYYTYDIPSEAERGGHAHKNLYQVIIAAGGSFNVIINDGKNQKSVFLNNPNKGLLITPGIWREINNFSSGSVVLVFASKPYDESDYIRDIHSFRSIND, encoded by the coding sequence ATGGCATCAATTGATGATTGTAAGATTATTGAGCTTAATAAAATTCCATCAGATAAAGGAAGTATATCTGTTGTGGAAGCAAATATTAATGTTCCGTTTGATATTCAAAGGGTATATTACACCTACGATATTCCATCTGAGGCTGAGAGAGGTGGACATGCACATAAAAATCTATACCAGGTAATTATTGCAGCAGGCGGTAGTTTTAATGTTATTATCAATGATGGAAAAAATCAAAAAAGTGTTTTTTTAAATAATCCAAACAAAGGATTACTAATTACTCCCGGCATCTGGCGAGAAATAAATAATTTCAGTAGTGGAAGTGTAGTTTTGGTCTTTGCATCAAAACCCTATGATGAATCTGACTACATTAGAGATATCCATTCTTTTAGAAGTATCAATGATTAA
- the metK gene encoding methionine adenosyltransferase: MGYLFTSESVSEGHPDKVADQISDAILDELLRQDPDSKVACETLVTTGLVVLSGEVKTKGFVPTQNVARRVIERIGYTDGAYMFDSGSCGVISAIHEQSADINRGVERESEDEQGAGDQGMMFGYACKDTEDYLPLPLFLSHVLLKELAAIRREEKVMTYLRPDSKSQVTIEYDSNNKPLKVHTIVVSTQHDEFDEDETMLAKIKDDVQNILIPRVKALLPEDQQHLFSDYILHVNPTGKFVIGGPHGDTGLTGRKIIVDTYGGKGAHGGGAFSGKDSSKVDRSAAYATRHIAKNLVAAGVADEILVQVAYAIGVAKPVGLYINTYGTAKVNLTDGEIADKVEGIFDMRPSAIVKRFGLKNPIFEPTAAYGHVGRTPYKQEVEFIENGTTIKKEVEFFTWEKLDYVDKVKEVFGL; this comes from the coding sequence ATGGGTTATTTATTTACATCCGAATCAGTATCGGAAGGCCACCCCGACAAAGTAGCAGATCAGATTTCTGATGCCATTCTCGACGAATTATTACGTCAGGATCCTGACTCGAAAGTAGCATGCGAGACCTTAGTAACCACAGGCCTAGTAGTACTAAGTGGAGAGGTAAAAACCAAAGGTTTTGTACCTACACAGAATGTTGCCCGCCGTGTAATTGAGCGAATTGGCTATACCGATGGGGCTTATATGTTCGACTCAGGCTCATGTGGTGTTATCTCGGCCATTCACGAACAATCGGCTGATATTAATCGTGGTGTTGAACGCGAAAGCGAAGATGAACAAGGTGCCGGTGACCAGGGAATGATGTTTGGATATGCCTGTAAAGACACTGAAGATTATCTTCCTTTACCATTATTTCTATCACATGTATTATTGAAGGAATTGGCTGCTATTCGTCGTGAAGAAAAAGTGATGACTTATCTACGCCCCGACTCAAAAAGCCAGGTAACTATCGAATATGACTCGAACAATAAACCTTTAAAGGTTCATACAATAGTTGTTTCTACACAGCACGACGAGTTTGACGAAGACGAAACCATGTTGGCTAAAATCAAGGACGATGTTCAAAATATTTTAATTCCTCGAGTAAAAGCACTTTTACCCGAAGATCAACAACATCTTTTCAGCGATTACATTTTACACGTGAACCCTACCGGTAAATTCGTTATTGGTGGACCTCATGGTGACACCGGTTTAACGGGTCGTAAAATCATTGTTGACACCTACGGTGGCAAAGGAGCTCACGGAGGTGGTGCTTTCAGTGGTAAAGATAGTTCTAAAGTTGACCGCTCAGCTGCATACGCCACGCGTCATATTGCAAAAAACCTTGTTGCCGCAGGTGTTGCCGACGAAATTTTGGTTCAGGTTGCTTATGCCATTGGGGTTGCTAAACCGGTTGGATTGTACATCAACACTTATGGAACTGCAAAAGTAAACCTTACCGATGGCGAAATTGCCGATAAAGTAGAGGGAATTTTTGATATGCGTCCAAGTGCTATTGTAAAACGTTTTGGTTTGAAAAACCCAATTTTTGAACCTACTGCAGCCTACGGACATGTTGGTCGTACTCCTTATAAACAAGAAGTTGAGTTTATCGAAAATGGTACAACCATCAAAAAAGAAGTTGAATTCTTTACCTGGGAAAAACTTGACTATGTTGACAAGGTAAAAGAGGTATTCGGACTTTAA
- the rpsT gene encoding 30S ribosomal protein S20 — translation MANHQSAKKRIRQIEKRRLHNRYYAKSTRNAVKQLRGTSEKEAAQELLPKVASMLDKLAKRNIIHKNKAANLKSKLASHVNKL, via the coding sequence ATGGCAAATCATCAATCAGCGAAAAAGAGAATTCGTCAGATAGAAAAAAGAAGACTTCACAATAGATATTACGCTAAATCAACTCGTAATGCTGTGAAGCAGTTGAGAGGAACATCTGAGAAAGAAGCTGCTCAGGAGTTGCTTCCTAAAGTTGCCTCAATGCTTGATAAGTTGGCTAAAAGAAACATTATTCACAAAAATAAAGCTGCAAACTTAAAATCTAAGTTAGCAAGCCATGTGAACAAGCTTTAA